One genomic region from Aneurinibacillus sp. REN35 encodes:
- a CDS encoding response regulator, with the protein MIRIVIAEDQRMMLGALGSLLNLEDDMEVVGMACNGEDAISLVHQYQPDVCIMDIEMPVKSGLDAAEEIKEVGCKVIILTTFARSGYFQRALKAGVSGYLLKDSPSEELASSIRSVMAGRRMYAPELMDDVYSEENPLTEREKEVLLLIADGKNTKEIADQLLIKTGTVRNYISTILDKLEVQNRIEAITRFKEKGWFK; encoded by the coding sequence ATGATTCGCATTGTCATTGCAGAAGACCAACGAATGATGCTGGGGGCGCTAGGTTCGCTGCTCAACTTGGAAGATGATATGGAAGTGGTCGGCATGGCATGCAACGGAGAAGACGCCATTTCTCTTGTGCATCAATACCAACCGGATGTATGTATCATGGACATTGAAATGCCCGTAAAAAGCGGACTTGATGCAGCAGAAGAGATAAAGGAGGTAGGTTGTAAAGTCATCATTTTAACAACCTTTGCCCGCTCCGGCTATTTTCAGCGAGCATTAAAGGCAGGCGTAAGCGGCTATTTATTGAAGGACAGCCCAAGCGAGGAGCTTGCAAGCTCAATTCGCAGTGTCATGGCGGGTAGGCGCATGTATGCACCGGAGCTGATGGATGATGTATACAGCGAGGAAAATCCTCTCACAGAGCGGGAGAAAGAGGTGCTATTGCTTATTGCGGATGGTAAAAACACAAAGGAAATTGCCGATCAGCTCTTAATTAAGACAGGAACGGTTCGCAATTATATTTCTACTATTTTAGATAAGCTTGAAGTGCAGAATCGTATTGAGGCGATTACACGCTTCAAGGAAAAAGGCTGGTTTAAATAG
- a CDS encoding AAA family ATPase has product MYLRSVKLLRETISSHQWKQYPLSIPTINALDEIELDTRITFFVGENGSGKSTLLEAIADRCGFNTGGGSRHNSYELEAAESALGQYIRLSWMPKMTAGFFLRAESFYSFATYIDRLAKEAPGYDVYGDYGGKSLHEQSHGESFFSLFTERFKQKGIYLLDEPEAALSPSRQLSFLRLLYEMEQEGMAQFIIATHSPILLAYPGAKIFTFDTAPIAPISYEETSHYFITRRFLERREDVLRDLFAHE; this is encoded by the coding sequence ATGTATTTGCGAAGCGTAAAGTTATTGCGAGAGACAATTTCTTCGCATCAGTGGAAGCAATATCCTTTGTCTATTCCTACAATAAATGCATTAGATGAGATTGAACTGGACACACGGATTACTTTTTTTGTCGGTGAAAATGGGTCTGGAAAATCCACGCTGCTTGAGGCAATAGCAGATCGGTGCGGATTTAATACAGGCGGCGGCTCAAGGCATAATTCTTATGAACTGGAGGCGGCAGAATCAGCGCTCGGACAATATATTCGTTTGTCCTGGATGCCGAAAATGACTGCAGGTTTTTTCCTGCGTGCGGAAAGTTTCTATTCATTTGCAACCTATATTGATCGTCTGGCAAAAGAGGCGCCTGGATATGATGTGTACGGAGATTACGGCGGAAAATCGCTGCACGAGCAGTCACATGGTGAGTCGTTTTTCTCTTTGTTCACCGAACGCTTTAAGCAGAAGGGAATCTATTTGCTTGATGAACCGGAAGCCGCATTGTCACCGTCCCGTCAGCTTTCTTTTTTACGGCTGTTATACGAGATGGAGCAAGAGGGCATGGCACAATTTATTATTGCCACACATTCACCCATACTATTAGCTTATCCTGGCGCAAAGATTTTTACTTTTGACACGGCGCCGATTGCCCCGATCTCATACGAAGAGACTTCACATTATTTTATTACACGTCGTTTTTTGGAGCGGAGGGAGGATGTGCTACGGGATTTATTCGCCCATGAATAA
- a CDS encoding response regulator transcription factor, whose protein sequence is MSYHVYLVEDEANLNRLLTSYLQNEGWHVTSFLNGEDAKAAIPQQPHIWILDIMLPDMDGFELLRHIKHDNPALPVIFISARDADLDRILGLEMGSDDYLAKPFLPRELVVRARKLLERVYGKAKRQTAPAQNVLTVCSYTIWEKERRVWQGEEAIELTSKELDLLLLFIAHPGQALSREQILAHVWGVDYFGTDRAVDDLVRRLRKKMTDLHIETLYGYGYRMTNI, encoded by the coding sequence ATGTCCTACCATGTATATCTGGTCGAAGATGAAGCGAATCTCAATCGTCTTCTGACCTCCTATCTGCAAAATGAAGGCTGGCATGTCACGTCATTTCTTAATGGTGAGGACGCAAAAGCGGCCATTCCTCAGCAGCCGCATATTTGGATTCTTGATATTATGCTGCCGGATATGGACGGCTTTGAGCTATTGCGCCACATTAAACACGATAACCCTGCCCTTCCTGTCATTTTTATTTCCGCACGTGATGCCGATCTGGATCGAATTCTTGGTCTGGAGATGGGCAGCGATGACTATCTTGCTAAGCCCTTCCTGCCGCGCGAACTCGTTGTCCGCGCCCGTAAGCTGCTTGAGCGTGTATACGGGAAAGCTAAGCGACAAACCGCGCCGGCGCAAAACGTGCTAACCGTCTGCTCCTATACTATATGGGAAAAGGAGCGAAGAGTATGGCAGGGTGAAGAAGCAATTGAACTTACATCAAAGGAGCTTGATTTACTGCTGCTCTTTATCGCACATCCCGGACAAGCACTCTCCCGCGAGCAAATCCTTGCGCATGTATGGGGAGTGGATTATTTCGGTACGGACCGGGCTGTAGACGACTTAGTACGGCGACTGCGCAAGAAAATGACAGACCTGCATATCGAAACGTTATACGGGTATGGCTATAGGATGACGAATATATGA
- the trhA gene encoding PAQR family membrane homeostasis protein TrhA, with protein MNFLKMKEPVNTWTHFVPFLAGIVGLVFLILESKSNPSKLVTMTIFGVSVILLYGASSVYHWVRTTPEKELWLRKIDHMAIFILIAGSYTPVLYYGLEGAWRWAMLLGVWGLSFIGIAMKLFFMKLPRSVSTVFYVALGWIAVIPFAKLIESLPTEAMILMVLGGLAYTVGGIIYGTKKLNFIPNKFGFHEIFHIFIAVGTLLHYFMIFFYVMPIQV; from the coding sequence ATGAATTTTTTGAAGATGAAGGAACCGGTAAACACATGGACACACTTCGTACCCTTTCTTGCAGGCATTGTCGGCCTGGTCTTTCTTATTCTTGAATCAAAAAGCAATCCGTCGAAATTGGTCACCATGACGATTTTCGGAGTGAGCGTTATTCTATTGTACGGAGCAAGTTCTGTATATCACTGGGTACGAACCACCCCCGAAAAAGAGCTATGGCTTCGCAAAATAGATCATATGGCCATTTTCATTCTCATTGCGGGTTCCTATACGCCTGTTCTTTATTATGGATTGGAAGGGGCATGGAGATGGGCTATGCTATTGGGTGTGTGGGGGCTTTCTTTTATTGGTATCGCCATGAAGCTGTTTTTCATGAAACTACCGCGCTCGGTTTCCACCGTATTCTATGTGGCGCTTGGTTGGATTGCGGTCATTCCTTTTGCCAAGCTGATTGAAAGCTTGCCAACGGAAGCCATGATTTTGATGGTGCTGGGTGGACTTGCCTACACGGTCGGCGGCATTATTTACGGAACGAAAAAACTCAATTTTATTCCCAATAAATTCGGATTCCACGAGATTTTTCATATCTTTATTGCGGTCGGTACGCTGCTGCATTATTTTATGATCTTTTTCTATGTTATGCCCATTCAAGTATAG
- a CDS encoding sensor histidine kinase, with protein MPKRYLKSLKNTGISPYIWSVFSILPFYFIFETSSNKEVIVGISLTILFFIAYRFAFISKGWLVYLWTCILISISITMTILFQYVYFAFYIAYYNGNIKDRIAFITLYILHLVCATVSINYNVVLQESLFLKQLPFIVIIWISIILLPFNIYNRKKQGQLEEQLEDANKRIAELVKHEERQRIARDLHDTLGQKLSLIGLKSDLARKLIYKDPERARSELKDVQQTARTALNEVRKMVSQMRGIKLKEELIRIRQILKAAQIDVVIEQETPLTNVSLFLENILSMCVKEAVNNVVKHSGASSCHITIEQSWNEITIIVRDDGCGIVVDDDVGKGHGLLGMKERLEFVNGRLEIITQEGTMIIIRVPNVIKQPDKEELT; from the coding sequence ATGCCAAAAAGGTATCTTAAATCCCTGAAAAACACAGGGATTTCTCCTTATATATGGAGCGTTTTTAGCATTTTACCGTTTTACTTTATTTTCGAGACTTCCTCCAATAAAGAAGTTATTGTAGGAATCTCATTGACGATTTTATTCTTTATTGCGTATCGCTTTGCTTTTATTTCAAAGGGATGGCTCGTTTACTTGTGGACGTGTATCCTCATTAGTATCTCTATAACGATGACCATCCTTTTTCAATATGTGTATTTTGCTTTTTATATTGCGTACTATAACGGAAATATTAAAGATCGGATTGCTTTTATTACGTTATACATTCTTCATTTGGTCTGTGCTACCGTATCGATCAATTATAACGTGGTCTTGCAGGAGAGCTTATTTTTAAAGCAGCTGCCTTTTATTGTGATCATTTGGATTAGCATTATCCTTCTGCCGTTCAATATTTATAATCGAAAAAAACAGGGGCAGCTCGAAGAACAGCTTGAGGATGCGAACAAAAGAATCGCGGAGCTGGTTAAGCACGAAGAGCGTCAACGGATTGCTAGAGATTTGCATGATACATTAGGCCAGAAACTCTCGCTGATCGGGTTAAAAAGTGACCTGGCGAGAAAATTAATCTACAAGGACCCGGAGCGAGCACGCTCTGAACTAAAAGATGTGCAGCAGACGGCAAGAACCGCATTGAATGAAGTAAGAAAAATGGTATCGCAAATGCGTGGCATTAAATTAAAAGAAGAATTGATTCGCATCAGACAAATCCTGAAAGCCGCTCAAATTGATGTCGTCATTGAGCAAGAAACGCCCTTAACGAATGTGTCTCTTTTTCTTGAAAACATTTTAAGCATGTGTGTTAAGGAAGCGGTGAACAATGTTGTAAAGCATAGCGGGGCTTCCTCCTGCCATATTACGATCGAACAGTCGTGGAATGAGATCACGATTATAGTACGAGATGATGGATGCGGCATCGTGGTAGATGATGATGTCGGGAAAGGACATGGCCTGCTCGGCATGAAAGAGCGCTTGGAGTTTGTTAACGGAAGGCTGGAGATTATTACACAAGAAGGGACAATGATCATCATACGGGTACCGAATGTGATCAAACAGCCGGATAAGGAGGAGCTTACATGA
- a CDS encoding YwiC-like family protein, protein MIKPLLPKQHGAWAMLLVPFWLGVAASDFRFGHVPLFIGWFFLYLASYAGLMLAKGKQRKKYAGWTAIYFGLAALCLATPVLEEPRLIWFGVSLIPLFAISMYYSVQNKDRALANDISAILVFSLAGAASYFYGVHRVDALAGFIVLVSFLFFLGSTFYVKTMIREKTSLLYRNVSWSYHSILVLLWVLLGEWWIGLAFVPSLFRAIVFYGRKLSILKVGVYEIGNAVAFFVITLIAVL, encoded by the coding sequence ATGATAAAACCGTTACTTCCTAAACAGCATGGTGCATGGGCGATGCTGCTTGTCCCATTCTGGCTTGGCGTGGCTGCGTCTGACTTCCGCTTCGGGCATGTGCCTCTTTTTATTGGCTGGTTTTTTCTATATCTGGCCTCCTATGCCGGATTAATGCTGGCAAAGGGAAAGCAGCGGAAAAAGTATGCTGGCTGGACAGCCATTTACTTTGGACTGGCTGCCTTATGTCTGGCAACTCCGGTTCTAGAGGAGCCGCGCCTTATATGGTTTGGCGTCTCCTTGATACCTCTGTTTGCAATAAGCATGTATTATTCGGTACAAAACAAAGACCGCGCTCTTGCTAATGATATAAGCGCCATTCTTGTATTCTCGCTAGCGGGCGCGGCCAGTTATTTTTATGGAGTGCATCGGGTAGACGCCCTTGCCGGGTTCATAGTGCTTGTAAGCTTTCTTTTTTTCCTTGGCAGTACGTTCTATGTGAAGACAATGATCAGGGAGAAGACAAGCCTGCTGTACCGCAATGTATCGTGGAGTTATCATAGTATACTTGTTCTGCTGTGGGTGCTGCTTGGTGAATGGTGGATCGGGCTTGCCTTTGTGCCGAGCTTGTTTCGGGCCATTGTCTTCTATGGCAGGAAGCTATCGATCCTCAAGGTAGGGGTATATGAGATCGGGAATGCGGTCGCTTTCTTTGTCATTACGCTGATAGCGGTTTTATGA
- a CDS encoding phosphoadenylyl-sulfate reductase — MPHNGQLSFQQLLDEDYQRLNQEMRNKDALDVVRWACQSFNDELVYACSFGAEGIVLIDILSKVCPDAHVVFLDTNAHFTETYDVVKKVREKYSTLRIEAIMPALTLEQQAEQYGDALWKTNPAACCSIRKITPLASVLSGKKAWLSGLRREQSPTRAQVQFINKDHKFSSIKICPLIHWRWEDVWNYIMLHQLPYNVLHDKGYPSIGCEHCTAPVTDRGDFRTGRWAGFEKTECGLHQ; from the coding sequence ATGCCGCATAATGGCCAGCTATCATTTCAGCAGCTTTTGGATGAGGATTATCAAAGGCTAAATCAGGAGATGCGAAATAAAGATGCGCTGGATGTTGTAAGGTGGGCGTGTCAGAGTTTTAACGATGAGCTTGTTTATGCCTGCAGCTTTGGTGCGGAAGGAATCGTGCTTATCGATATACTTAGTAAGGTTTGTCCGGATGCCCATGTCGTGTTTCTTGATACGAATGCGCATTTTACAGAAACGTATGATGTGGTGAAAAAAGTGCGGGAAAAATATTCAACACTGCGAATTGAAGCCATTATGCCTGCGCTTACGCTTGAGCAGCAGGCCGAGCAATACGGAGATGCCTTATGGAAGACGAATCCTGCCGCATGCTGCAGCATCCGCAAGATTACGCCGCTTGCAAGCGTACTATCGGGAAAAAAAGCATGGCTCTCCGGGCTGCGGCGTGAGCAATCCCCTACGCGCGCCCAGGTTCAATTTATTAATAAAGATCACAAGTTTTCGTCCATTAAAATATGTCCGCTCATTCACTGGAGGTGGGAGGATGTATGGAATTATATTATGCTGCACCAATTGCCGTACAATGTACTGCACGATAAAGGGTATCCGAGCATTGGTTGTGAGCACTGTACTGCGCCCGTCACCGATCGCGGGGATTTTCGCACCGGCCGCTGGGCGGGCTTTGAAAAAACAGAGTGCGGGCTGCATCAATAG
- a CDS encoding thiamine pyrophosphate-binding protein encodes MQQTEPTVAHRILEQLQLWGVKRIYGVVGDAIFGLMDAIAKQNQIQFIAVKHEATAAMMASAEAKLTGGLGVCTATMGPGLANLLNGLADACKDKASVLAITGQASTDKIGTDYKQYINQQELIKPLAAYSTLLAHPHTIIDVLTKAMHLSLVKGAVTHLSVPKDMFTMPTTALLRAKPSLLKGTYYFEADGLALAIDIMKTAQRPMILAGTGAYGAAQHVEALAERWGAGLLVSLGAKGMLPETSPHLLGGIGQGGNPYAAPLFKEADVVLLIGDTWWPEGYVPEHARIIQIDYMQENIGKGIPVEVGIVGDSGAVVPLLVEKLPKTSPLPVWESQWKEAKQKWAEQNEQEGNKTSTPLYPARIVRAIENAVQPNAIITLDTGDMTVWVNRSFRAKEQDFLFSGEWRTMGFGLPAALAAKLCMPERQVVAIVGDGGIAMTLADLLTAARYSLQLTVVVCNNGYLQMERDKMIAGGFRQEGVDVTNPDFVKAAEACRWNGYRVDSDTQLEDILQQAFTSNRPALIDVATASVMHPETKG; translated from the coding sequence ATGCAGCAAACTGAACCAACGGTTGCACACCGAATCCTTGAGCAGCTTCAACTCTGGGGAGTTAAAAGAATATATGGGGTTGTCGGCGACGCAATTTTTGGGCTCATGGATGCGATAGCTAAGCAAAATCAAATCCAGTTCATCGCCGTAAAGCATGAGGCTACAGCCGCCATGATGGCTTCCGCAGAAGCAAAATTAACAGGCGGACTTGGGGTATGTACCGCTACCATGGGGCCGGGTCTCGCCAATCTGTTAAACGGACTGGCAGATGCCTGTAAAGATAAAGCGTCCGTGCTTGCCATTACCGGCCAGGCGTCAACGGATAAAATCGGAACCGATTATAAGCAATATATAAACCAGCAGGAGTTAATTAAGCCGCTCGCGGCATACAGCACCCTTCTGGCTCATCCTCATACCATCATTGACGTATTAACGAAGGCAATGCATCTATCACTTGTAAAGGGAGCGGTTACCCATCTTTCTGTTCCAAAAGATATGTTTACGATGCCGACTACAGCCTTGCTCCGCGCAAAACCGTCATTACTAAAGGGAACCTATTATTTTGAAGCAGATGGGCTGGCACTGGCCATTGACATTATGAAGACAGCGCAGCGGCCGATGATCCTCGCTGGTACAGGCGCTTACGGCGCTGCCCAACACGTAGAAGCGCTTGCCGAGCGATGGGGAGCGGGCCTGCTTGTCAGCCTGGGTGCAAAGGGAATGCTTCCTGAAACCTCACCTCATTTGCTGGGAGGAATCGGACAGGGCGGCAACCCATATGCGGCTCCATTGTTCAAAGAGGCAGATGTGGTGCTGCTTATTGGAGATACATGGTGGCCGGAGGGATACGTTCCTGAGCATGCACGAATCATACAGATTGATTACATGCAGGAGAACATCGGCAAAGGAATCCCTGTTGAAGTAGGAATTGTTGGTGATTCAGGGGCCGTCGTCCCGTTGCTGGTTGAGAAACTGCCTAAAACGAGCCCGCTGCCAGTATGGGAATCACAATGGAAGGAAGCGAAACAAAAATGGGCCGAGCAAAATGAGCAGGAAGGCAACAAAACCTCCACCCCGCTTTATCCGGCTCGCATTGTCCGGGCGATTGAAAATGCAGTACAACCCAATGCGATCATCACGCTTGATACGGGAGATATGACGGTATGGGTGAATCGAAGCTTTCGTGCAAAGGAGCAGGATTTTTTATTTTCCGGTGAATGGAGAACGATGGGGTTTGGCCTTCCTGCCGCGCTCGCAGCAAAACTGTGCATGCCCGAAAGACAGGTCGTCGCTATCGTGGGAGACGGTGGCATCGCAATGACACTGGCGGATTTGCTGACGGCTGCTCGCTATAGCCTACAGCTTACTGTTGTCGTATGTAATAATGGCTATTTACAGATGGAGCGCGATAAAATGATCGCAGGCGGATTTAGGCAGGAGGGTGTGGACGTAACTAACCCGGATTTCGTTAAAGCGGCAGAGGCATGCCGCTGGAATGGATACCGGGTTGATTCTGACACACAGCTAGAGGATATATTGCAGCAGGCTTTTACATCAAACCGGCCAGCACTGATTGACGTAGCCACCGCCTCTGTGATGCATCCTGAAACGAAAGGCTAG
- a CDS encoding sulfite exporter TauE/SafE family protein, whose translation MSIEITIMGLLIGFLVGLTGVGGAALLTPILIMIGVQPSIAVGTDLLYNSVTKFFGVMQHWKQKTVNLTLVKYLAIGSIPSAVVAVGALHFFGSMYQNQEEIIKSALGYVLILVSLATIARVFFDKKLRPNRWQLAPIEEKKGLTIGIGIVFGFIVGLTSIGSGSLFAVAMLYLYRMNASELVGTDIAHAFLLVTVAGVLHAGTGSVDYMLAGNLLLGSIPGVVLGSTLSAKVPARPLRTIVATLILISGLKLI comes from the coding sequence ATGAGCATAGAAATAACGATAATGGGCTTGTTGATTGGATTTTTAGTCGGCTTGACAGGAGTGGGCGGGGCGGCATTGTTAACTCCTATTTTAATTATGATCGGGGTACAGCCCTCCATTGCGGTAGGTACAGATTTACTCTACAATTCCGTCACAAAATTTTTTGGCGTCATGCAGCATTGGAAGCAAAAAACAGTTAATCTTACATTGGTAAAATATTTAGCTATAGGGAGTATTCCAAGCGCAGTTGTTGCGGTAGGAGCGCTGCATTTCTTTGGCAGCATGTATCAAAATCAAGAGGAAATCATTAAAAGTGCGCTTGGATATGTTTTGATTCTGGTTTCTCTTGCGACAATTGCACGCGTATTCTTTGATAAGAAGCTGCGCCCCAATCGCTGGCAATTGGCGCCGATCGAAGAGAAGAAAGGACTCACGATCGGTATCGGTATTGTGTTCGGTTTTATTGTTGGGCTTACCTCCATCGGATCGGGCTCTTTATTTGCGGTTGCGATGCTGTATCTGTATCGCATGAATGCATCGGAGCTGGTTGGAACCGATATCGCCCATGCGTTTCTTCTAGTAACCGTTGCCGGGGTACTTCATGCAGGCACAGGCAGTGTAGACTATATGCTGGCAGGCAATCTTCTTCTCGGCTCCATTCCAGGTGTTGTATTAGGGAGTACGTTATCAGCGAAAGTCCCAGCTAGGCCGCTGCGTACCATCGTTGCCACGCTTATTCTCATAAGCGGCTTAAAGCTTATTTAA
- the desA gene encoding Delta(5) desaturase DesA, translating to MTRQNDLRKHIAPYEKANTKSSIWQIMNTLLPFFALWFLAYESLSVSYALTLGLSAVAAGFLVRIFIIFHDCCHQSFFKNQTANKILGTITGVLTFCPYEQWKRSHSIHHATSSNLNKRGTGDVWVLTVEEYASSSFWVRLAYRMYRNPLVMFGLGPIYIFLISYRFNVKGARRKERINTYITNLSIIALVGLLCWTIGWESFLMIQIPIFFISSSLGIWLFYVQHQFENSYFEKEEEWDYVKAALEGSSYYKLPKVLQWLTGNIGFHHVHHLSPRVPNYYLETVHNTHLSSKDVRTITLATSLCSLRFRLWDEQNKKFVGFKEVRNFALTHQKNSVPVQIKSEL from the coding sequence ATGACAAGACAAAATGATTTGAGAAAGCATATTGCTCCCTATGAAAAAGCGAATACAAAAAGCAGCATATGGCAGATTATGAATACGCTCCTTCCTTTTTTTGCGTTATGGTTTCTTGCCTATGAGAGCTTATCCGTTTCCTATGCCCTTACGCTGGGGCTGAGTGCGGTTGCTGCCGGATTCTTGGTGCGTATTTTTATCATTTTTCATGACTGCTGCCATCAATCCTTCTTCAAAAACCAGACAGCCAATAAAATTCTTGGAACGATTACAGGGGTATTAACCTTTTGTCCATATGAGCAGTGGAAGCGTAGTCACTCCATTCATCATGCCACCAGCAGCAATCTGAACAAGCGCGGAACAGGAGATGTCTGGGTGTTGACAGTGGAGGAATATGCATCCTCATCGTTTTGGGTTCGACTAGCCTATCGGATGTATCGTAATCCGCTTGTTATGTTTGGCTTAGGTCCCATCTATATTTTTCTTATCTCTTATCGGTTTAACGTGAAGGGTGCCAGACGTAAAGAGCGTATAAACACGTATATCACGAATCTTTCCATCATCGCTTTGGTCGGCTTATTGTGCTGGACAATTGGGTGGGAGTCATTCTTGATGATTCAGATCCCCATCTTCTTTATTTCAAGCTCTCTTGGTATTTGGCTGTTTTATGTACAGCATCAATTTGAGAATTCGTATTTTGAAAAAGAGGAAGAGTGGGACTACGTAAAGGCTGCTTTGGAAGGAAGTTCATATTACAAGCTTCCAAAGGTTCTGCAATGGCTTACAGGCAATATTGGTTTTCATCATGTTCACCATTTAAGTCCGAGAGTGCCGAATTATTATCTTGAGACTGTTCACAATACGCACCTCTCGAGTAAGGACGTACGGACAATTACTCTGGCTACAAGCTTGTGTTCCCTTCGCTTTCGCTTATGGGATGAACAGAACAAGAAGTTTGTAGGGTTTAAGGAAGTCAGAAACTTCGCTTTGACGCATCAAAAAAACAGTGTGCCTGTACAAATTAAGTCTGAGCTGTAG
- a CDS encoding DUF1641 domain-containing protein has translation MDAEMNNQPAKQDTALWANELSNPEVQEALATLIHKLPQIKDAVEKAEQGIAAVSTFATDMDSLNYIAEGVDKFSKVALNKENLEALTVLIESLPRLAKMVTLLDKVATTVEPLVTDKNSLAYLFDTAKVVTSPVTDRVEEGVSIVKEAQARAEQNRETISIFGLMKMLKDPAVQKGLKFTQAFLDILSEKKIVK, from the coding sequence ATGGATGCAGAAATGAACAACCAACCTGCCAAGCAAGACACGGCCCTGTGGGCGAATGAACTATCCAATCCGGAAGTACAGGAAGCGCTGGCTACGCTGATCCACAAATTGCCGCAAATTAAAGATGCAGTAGAAAAGGCGGAGCAAGGCATTGCGGCCGTTTCTACATTTGCGACCGATATGGATTCGCTAAACTATATCGCAGAAGGCGTAGATAAGTTCTCTAAAGTGGCACTTAACAAAGAAAACTTGGAAGCTTTGACTGTGCTAATTGAAAGCCTGCCGCGTCTGGCCAAGATGGTGACATTGCTTGATAAAGTTGCAACCACGGTAGAGCCGCTTGTAACGGATAAGAACTCGCTGGCCTATCTGTTCGATACAGCAAAGGTTGTCACTTCGCCGGTAACAGATCGTGTGGAAGAAGGCGTATCCATCGTGAAGGAAGCGCAGGCACGGGCGGAGCAGAATCGGGAAACCATCTCGATCTTTGGCCTGATGAAAATGCTGAAGGACCCTGCTGTTCAGAAGGGACTCAAATTCACGCAGGCATTCCTTGATATTTTATCGGAAAAGAAAATTGTAAAATAA
- a CDS encoding sensor histidine kinase, producing the protein MKNKPLAVQIWLVFTGALALILCIVILLTPLLVRPFLVQDTYNRINEAQMLLVSKPDDGFDSPKRFRQKENGIVNHLLIVNGQWYASSMAMTQLPSAFLAKAEKQALLQTEPSKEYKQKIDKRTLYYVIRNAEADGRQFLLLSYTWDTYHKDFISSFIRQLFMMAALILIASFPFSYALSKYLSRPLVHIEKHVQRLAEREWHRPLLLDRKDEIGRLAASVEQMRKRLITQDETQRALLQNVSHELKTPVMVIRSYAQAVKDGIYPSGDLTQTVDVIEKEAERLESQIKQLLYLTRLDYLATQERSVRPVHIKNIVEETAQRLRWRRSDLEWVINVPDLLIPGDEEQIRTALENVLDNQIRYAKRSIHVTAEAQEEPAHSLTLRLANDGPPIPQAYIDTIFEPYRKGTNGQFGLGLAIVKRIMLLHHGSVHVVNEKTGPAFYLDFPSHDI; encoded by the coding sequence ATGAAAAATAAACCGCTTGCCGTTCAGATTTGGCTTGTATTCACCGGAGCTTTGGCACTAATTTTGTGCATTGTTATTCTATTGACGCCTCTGCTTGTACGTCCATTTCTCGTACAAGATACGTATAATCGCATTAACGAAGCGCAGATGCTTCTCGTCAGCAAGCCTGACGACGGGTTCGACTCACCTAAGCGCTTTCGCCAAAAAGAGAACGGGATTGTTAATCACCTGCTGATTGTAAACGGACAATGGTACGCCTCTTCTATGGCCATGACCCAGCTTCCATCAGCGTTTTTGGCCAAGGCTGAAAAACAGGCGCTGCTTCAGACAGAGCCTAGCAAAGAATACAAACAAAAAATCGATAAACGAACGCTTTACTATGTTATCCGCAACGCAGAGGCGGATGGCAGACAATTTTTACTGCTATCCTATACTTGGGATACGTATCATAAGGACTTTATTTCATCTTTTATCCGGCAGTTATTTATGATGGCCGCACTCATTCTGATTGCGAGCTTTCCATTTTCTTATGCGCTTTCTAAGTATTTATCCCGGCCGCTCGTTCATATCGAAAAGCACGTACAGCGCTTAGCAGAACGTGAATGGCACAGGCCGCTTCTACTGGATCGAAAAGATGAAATCGGACGGCTGGCCGCCTCGGTAGAACAAATGCGAAAGCGGCTGATAACACAGGATGAGACACAGCGCGCACTTTTGCAAAACGTATCACACGAATTGAAAACTCCTGTTATGGTCATCCGCAGCTATGCGCAGGCAGTCAAAGACGGAATCTATCCGTCCGGAGACCTGACACAGACGGTAGATGTGATTGAAAAAGAAGCCGAGCGGCTGGAAAGCCAGATCAAACAGCTCCTTTACCTAACAAGATTAGACTATTTGGCAACACAGGAGCGATCTGTACGTCCGGTTCATATCAAAAATATAGTAGAGGAGACAGCACAGCGCCTACGCTGGCGCCGCTCTGATTTGGAATGGGTGATCAATGTTCCCGATCTTTTGATTCCAGGGGATGAGGAGCAGATTCGTACTGCGCTAGAAAACGTACTCGATAACCAGATTCGTTATGCTAAACGAAGCATCCATGTGACAGCGGAGGCACAGGAAGAACCTGCTCACTCCCTTACGCTTCGTCTGGCCAATGATGGGCCGCCAATCCCACAGGCATACATTGATACAATATTTGAACCGTATCGCAAAGGGACAAACGGTCAATTCGGACTTGGTCTTGCCATTGTAAAGCGGATCATGCTGCTCCACCACGGCAGCGTCCATGTCGTCAATGAAAAGACAGGGCCTGCCTTTTACTTGGATTTCCCTTCGCATGACATATAA